The window CATACAGTACATTCGTTCTCAATATAGTGTAGAGTGCGTTCGAAATTCTCAGGGCATTTTCACCCGCCAGTTTGGTCCTTCCATAGTAACCAACCGGATTGGGTTTGTCGTTTTCGGAGTACTGACCTTTTATTCCGTCAAAAATGTAGTCAGAAGAGATGTGTATCAAATGGGCATCACAGTTCCTGGCGCCTTCAGCCATGTATTCCACAGCTTTTACATTGATGCTCCATGCCAGTTCCCGTTCGGACTCGGATTTATCCACATTGGTAAACGCAGCGGCATTTATGATGTAATCGGGGGAAAAATTCGATATAATCGATTTGACCTTGTCTCTTTTTGTAATATCCGCCTGAACATAATTTGCGGAAGTGTCGTAGAACTTTTCTTCGAAGGAAGAGCAGAGGACAGAGTAACCGAGTTTTTTAGCGAAATATTCATAGCACCGTTGTCCAAGCATACCTGATGCGCCAAAAATCAGAATTTTATTTTTCATATAAGAGGGAATCAACATCTTTTTTAAGGTTCTCTATCTGTTCTGTTGTTTTATAAGTTGATATTACAGCACCGGCAGCATTTCCTGCATAAAGTGCTTTTATAGCGTCACCTGTTCTCAACCAGTTGAGGAAAAATGCGGCACCAAACACATCGCCACACCCGACCTTG is drawn from Bacteroidota bacterium and contains these coding sequences:
- the rfbD gene encoding dTDP-4-dehydrorhamnose reductase, which translates into the protein MKNKILIFGASGMLGQRCYEYFAKKLGYSVLCSSFEEKFYDTSANYVQADITKRDKVKSIISNFSPDYIINAAAFTNVDKSESERELAWSINVKAVEYMAEGARNCDAHLIHISSDYIFDGIKGQYSENDKPNPVGYYGRTKLAGENALRISNALYTILRTNVLYGVIKEGRLDFVRWVVESIRKGETIRIVTDQINNPTFLDDLVRAIGQVMEFGKYGVYNIGGREFLSRYDFTMRIVDFFGLDKSLVKAITTPELNQPAKRPLNSGLVTIKAETEFGYSASSIEDTFRFMKDELNL